ATCACTGATTCTTACAGTTTTTGCTGAATTTGTTTGTTCAATACTCCTTATACTAGGCCTCTTTACAAGAGTTTCTTTAGGATTTCTGATCTTTACAATGATTATTGCAGGTTTTGTAGTACATGGTGCAGATCCTTTTGAAAAAAGAGAAATGGCTCTTGTTTACCTTTCCGTTTATCTTTTATTGATGGTAATCGGAGCCGGAAAAATCTCAGTAGATCATATGATTGAGAGAAGAAAAAGGGCCTCAGAATGGTAATTTTAGAATAAGAACAATACAAAATAAAACAAGGCGCTTCAGAGATTGAAGCGCCTTGTTTATTCTTAATAATTGCAGTGAGGTAAGCAATCCCAGATCAGTTTTCCGTTTTCGTCTCTTACTCTGCAAGCCATAAAGCCTGCATCACATAAAGGAGCACTTCCGCCATTGATTGTTTTTAAATGTACTTTTGATAATTTTTTTAAATTTTTCATATTATTTTAATTTGTAAGGTAAATGTAATAAAAAAACGAATATAACA
The nucleotide sequence above comes from Chryseobacterium sp. 7. Encoded proteins:
- a CDS encoding DoxX family protein, giving the protein MNYNNSNSSSIPKDIVLLVVRVFVGFAMLSHGFPKLQMLLAGGKIEFFDFMGLGPQISLILTVFAEFVCSILLILGLFTRVSLGFLIFTMIIAGFVVHGADPFEKREMALVYLSVYLLLMVIGAGKISVDHMIERRKRASEW
- a CDS encoding bacteriocin-like protein encodes the protein MKNLKKLSKVHLKTINGGSAPLCDAGFMACRVRDENGKLIWDCLPHCNY